A single Tachypleus tridentatus isolate NWPU-2018 chromosome 9, ASM421037v1, whole genome shotgun sequence DNA region contains:
- the LOC143224854 gene encoding cell fusion protein aff-1-like: MAPKESQLVIYTALVVFAQGYVAEFRCDETLPIVTRVTFESRDQKGLTLEGTVARIPLTLGQTLCISVIIREESEEGRFFDGGHRKRIVYAIRLEAVWNEYPVQNLYYFSQASVKLSCYCDCPGGNDKCAPEYGNHMCHNQDSSAVCYQFYTVSASKGCLLHFLKSEADVCCKVWMMPNLVKGNYTALQLGAPRTKIRIMKVALNGHSEPMGQPDYLETYSTEGRFSSETFEIELTSVKQENHLQQGMYFVNSAGDVYQTTHVRLNEPGTYDLTKLGWLKYTNKFYPPARSAVLSKTTVKVYHCRTNKIFFQHSIVTDEPELVSASVRDLYKHNVKKVTYNMVEQRVEEILSNVHRINFNFYLREVADVIFHYQPSVLHDFNAEIILDKYSNEFLNISLKGISGTVLGWVMHEHRKKSYFSIDSKYKEPQNLIVYKSIGFCANHTKLCLRAVSVKTPLCKYIGCKKEPLEGVIRQDGTYGDVDVLEEDYHPWDAEGLDLLLALINPLNWFSGWKGTGAMVLQVILAFLVIVLITKIITCIRK, encoded by the exons ATGGCGCCGAAAGAGTCACAGCTGGTGATTTATACAGCTTTGGTAGTTTTTGCTCAAGGTTACGTGGCAGAATTTCGTTGTGACGAAACTCTCCCAATTGTGACTCGTGTAACCTTCGAATCGAGGGATCAAAAAGGCTTGACATTAGAAGGTACTGTTGCTAGGATACCACTGACCCTAGGACAAACGTTGTGTATCAGCGTGATTATCAGAGAAGAGTCAGAAGAAGGCCGTTTTTTTGATGGAGGACATCGAAAAAGGATTGTTTATGCTATTCGCTTAGAAGCAGTGTGGAATGAATATCCAGTACAAAATCTCTATTATTTCAGTCAAGCAAGTGTGAAACTTTCTTGTTACTGTGACTGTCCTGGGGGAAATGACAAATGTGCTCCAGAATACGGAAATCACATGTGTCACAACCAAGACTCGTCGGCTGTTTGTTACCAGTTTTACACCGTATCTGCTTCGAAGGGGTGTTTGCTCCATTTTTTAAAATCAGAAGCCGACGTTTGTTGCAAGGTGTGGATGATGCCGAACTTGGTAAAAGGAAACTACACAGCTTTGCAGCTTGGAGCACCGAGAACCAAAATACGGATAATGAAAGTAGCCCTGAATGGACATAGTGAACCCATGGGACAGCCTGATTACCTCGAAACGTACAGCACTGAAGGAAGGTTTTCCTCAGAAACCTTTGAAATAGAACTAACAAGCGTAAAGCAGGAAAATCACCTCCAACAGGGCATGTACTTTGTCAATTCGGCGGGAGATGTTTATCAAACCACGCACGTCCGTTTGAACGAACCAGGAACATATGACTTAACAAAATTGGGGTGGCTTAAATATACCAATAAATTTTACCCTCCAGCACGAAGTGCGGTGCTGTCCAAAACTACTGTGAAAGTTTATCACTGCAGAACAAACAAGATTTTCTTTCAACATTCGATTGTCACGGACGAGCCAGAGCTTGTGTCAGCTTCAGTGCGGGATCTGTACAAACACAATGTGAAGAAGGTGACGTACAACATGGTCGAACAACGCGTAGAGGAGATCCTTTCTAATGTACATCGCATTAACTTCAATTTTTACCTTCGCGAAGTAGCTGACGTAATCTTCCACTATCAGCCGTCAGTTCTCCACGATTTTAACGCTGAAATCATTTTAGACAAATATTCCAATGAGTTTCTAAATATCAGTCTTAAAGGAATATCTG GCACCGTACTTGGCTGGGTGATGCATGAACATCGCAAGAAGTCTTATTTCTCAATTGACAGTAAATATAAAGAACCTCAAAATCTAATAGTCTACAAATCTATTGGCTTCTGTGCCAATCACACAAAACTTTGCCTCCGGGCGGTGTCTGTCAAAACCCCATTATGCAAATATATTGGTTGTAAGAAAGAACCACTAGAGGGAGTAATTAGACAGGACGGAACATACGGAGACGTAGACGTATTGGAAGAAGATTATCATCCCTGGGATGCTGAAGGATTAGACCTTTTACTGGCCTTAATAAATCCACTGAACTGGTTCAGCGGATGGAAAGGGACGGGTGCTATGGTACTTCAAGTGATACTCGCCTTTCTTGTTATTGTGCTTATCACAAAGATAATTACTTgtataagaaagtaa